The nucleotide sequence TTCCTGTTAAATCTCTCCATAGCTTGACCTTGGGTCTCTCAAGTGTTTTCTTCACCCCGTGTCTCTCTGATCGACTTACTCAAAATGCTGGCAGCATTTTCCAAGCATTCTTCCCACAGCTGCCATGACCTCCTTGTTCTTCAGGCTGTAGATGAGGGGGTTCAGCATGGGGGTGATGACGCTGTACTGCAAAGAGAAGATTATTTCCACGGGAGAACCCGAGGTGGGCATGGTATAGCGCAGGCAGGCTGACCCGAAGTACAAGATCACTATAGTGAGGTGGGAGGAGCAGGTGGAGAAGGCCTTGCTTCTGCCCGTGGTGGAGCGCATCTTCAGGATAGCGGAGAAAATGCAACCATAGGAAGATAAAACCAGAAGAAAGGTTCCAGAGGCATGTAGAACAAACAACCAGAGCAAGACAGTGGCGTTAGTGGAGACGTCGGAGCaagacagagggaagagggaagggatcTCACAGTTGTAGTTGTGTATGGCTCCATAGTCACAGAAGTCCAACTTCACAGCGAGGAGGGTGTTAATGAGTGAGCTCAGtatggccaggccccaggatCCCCACACAAGCCCCTCACACAACTGCCTGCTCATCATCTGGCCATAGAGCAGAGGGTGGCAAATGGCTGCGTAGCGGTCGTAGGCCATGACCGCAAGGAGCAAAGCCTCGGTGCCTCCAATGGCATACACAAAGAAGGCCTGGGCCAGACAGGCCTTCACAGCGATGGTTTTTGTCTCAGACACTAGATTTTCTAGCATCTTGGGCACAGAGACTGACGAATACAAAAGGTCCACGAAGGAGAGGTGACCCAGAAAAAAGTACATCGGGGAACGGAGGTGAGCGTCAGCCATTATCGCTAGCAGAATCACGGAGTTCCCCGTCAGGGTCAGGACATAGATGACAAGGAAAATCACAAAGAGCGCGGCTTGGACCTCAGCATCAGCAGACAGCCCAAGAAGGATGAACTCAGAGACGGCACTGAAGTTGCCCATAGCAACTTCCACTCCAAAACGATGAAACCTCCTCTTACACGATGCCTTCTCTTCTTCAAATCAACGATTTCCTCAATACCCCAGAGCCCAAATTTCATTGGCTGTTGGTCCAGATGTGGTAACAACTTCTATGTTTTAAATACCACACATTCGTTATcaagccagccagctgcccacATTGGCCATTTTCCCCCCTGACACGGGTTATTGGGCTTTTGTTGTTTGGGGATATTTTTAGATCTTCGGTTCTTCTGAAGAAAATGGGGATCTAAAATAACACAGACGAAGAGTAAAAATGAGGATCCCAAAGACTGGAATTCCCAGTTCAGCTGAAGAGTCACTGCAGTCACAGTGGGAGCCTAGTCAAGGATGACGCTAGGGCTGaaagagagagatttttaaaaatatttcgaTGGTGATCATGTCAACATTGGCTGCAACTGGGGTATAATAGAAGTTtctttggaagaaggaaagataatGAACTGCCTGATCAATTATTGGCCTTCAATGTCCTAAGCATACactatctttaatatatatatatatatatatatatatatatatatatatatatatattaaagatgaACTAACAATGAACTAACAAGAAACACCCATAATAAAGCAGGTAAAAGACGTGTAGTTGCAGTCATAGAGTTAATTATAGTTTCTTGTTTTAAGTCTCTCTTGCTCTGGTTGGCAGTCAGATATGGATGTCTAGCTCAGGGAGATTAATTTCAGCATCATCCATGTTCCTCATACTTTTAATTAATAGAGGCTAAGAAGCTGAATGAGGTCAGAGTTGGTTGACTTCCATGGGACTTACACATTTTCTCTAGGTTCTATACCAGCAAAGTAAACAGTGGAAGAGTATATTTTCCACAAGTGGTTTACTAACTCCCGAGTACTAGCTTGCCCACAATGCCTAGAGGGGGTTTCTGCTTTCCATCCTGACATATGTCCTTCATCtcctgaggacagacagacaataaCATCAATAAATCATTTCTTCTGAGTACAGAGACCATGGTGCCTGGGAGTCAGGAAGGAAGCTGCACCGTTGATGGAGTTTCAGACTcctcagaaaaagaaatgtcacaCCCAAAGCCAGCCCTGGCTGCAATCACCAGGGATGACTTGCCTTATAGAAATATTTCTGACTTTAGAAATTAAACTGAAGAAATAAACCTCTTGCACACACCTGCCTCCCTGCCATCAGCTCTAGGGGTACCGTAGCTCCTGGccacacccagatttttacatgagttctggggattagaACTTAAGTCCTCATATTTGTGCAAAATTCTCTTacccagaaaattaaaataaaacctgttTTGTGGTGGTTTCATGTGAAGTTATGCAAGGATATTTAATGATATTATCAAAGGTCCTCACATGGGGTTTTTGTCTTTACTAGAAGGGTCCCAGAAGAGCTAGAGAAATTGTTCAACAGTTAAGGGTTCCTATACTGCTCCTGAAGATGGCACatttcagtgcccagcacccacactgggtattCAGCTACAGATATGACACCTTATTCCGGTCTCTGTGGGCCCTTCACACATGTAaatacacccacacagacacacatatacataattaaaactagaaaaaaattaatagggtgccagaaagtaaaataatacttctatttaaaaaaatcttttctttcttagtgTTTGAAATCACACTGGTTTTAGCCATTCATTTCTACAGACTCCAGATGAACCACACTTGAGGAA is from Peromyscus maniculatus bairdii isolate BWxNUB_F1_BW_parent chromosome 20, HU_Pman_BW_mat_3.1, whole genome shotgun sequence and encodes:
- the LOC102926376 gene encoding olfactory receptor 8S1-like, which encodes MGNFSAVSEFILLGLSADAEVQAALFVIFLVIYVLTLTGNSVILLAIMADAHLRSPMYFFLGHLSFVDLLYSSVSVPKMLENLVSETKTIAVKACLAQAFFVYAIGGTEALLLAVMAYDRYAAICHPLLYGQMMSRQLCEGLVWGSWGLAILSSLINTLLAVKLDFCDYGAIHNYNCEIPSLFPLSCSDVSTNATVLLWLFVLHASGTFLLVLSSYGCIFSAILKMRSTTGRSKAFSTCSSHLTIVILYFGSACLRYTMPTSGSPVEIIFSLQYSVITPMLNPLIYSLKNKEVMAAVGRMLGKCCQHFE